The Fusobacterium sp. IOR10 region TAAGTATATTATTTTATGAAATAACAGAAATGTCCCCAGGGGGACTTATTGTACCTGGATATTTCGCTCTTTTTTTAAATGATCCTAAAAGAATAGCTATAACCTTAGTAGTTGTAATAATAGGGCTATTTATAGTTAGATTTTTAGAAAATTATATTATTTTATTTGGAAGAAGAAAGTTTGCTATTTATATAATTGTAACTTTTTTAATAAAAATATTTTTCCAAAGTTTGGATTTGGAAATTTTAATAGGTGGAGAAGTTATAGGTATATTAATACCTGCTATTTTAGCCCAAGATATAGAAAGAAATGGAATGAAAAAAACCATACCTGCTTTAATAATACTTAGTATTACAATTAAAAGTATATACATGCTTTCTGAGGTTATACTATGAAGAGTAAAATATTATACATACAGTGTATTTTAATATTATTAGTATATATAATTGGAAATAATATGCC contains the following coding sequences:
- the pgsC gene encoding poly-gamma-glutamate biosynthesis protein PgsC → MNETIVILGIILSILFYEITEMSPGGLIVPGYFALFLNDPKRIAITLVVVIIGLFIVRFLENYIILFGRRKFAIYIIVTFLIKIFFQSLDLEILIGGEVIGILIPAILAQDIERNGMKKTIPALIILSITIKSIYMLSEVIL